Genomic segment of Salvia hispanica cultivar TCC Black 2014 chromosome 2, UniMelb_Shisp_WGS_1.0, whole genome shotgun sequence:
aaggtaatacggtcagttctaaacaaagaaaaagatgaatttcacaacctagatggaatttgactatccatcgagaaaggttgcaatgtcagtccgcatatttctaagccttactgaaataagatgacattggtgtggtatagcactgaacggatctaacagcaagacttgccttaggctatctactgaaaggcgagatcttgataaatatttatttcttaatcaatataggttagcattgagcatacggtattgattatgcactgctttgacttatcaaatggtgcgggtttttcgtaacccaattatcctgatatgttgggtagtggtgatcgatatctagcggtgctaggattgctattatattgaatcgtgcgcgagctgagtctcgtttgataatgtcctcaagaggagcgcgaaacaaggttttattattcggaacctagctagttggagtgtgattactctatgaataataaataagcgtttcatgctaagttcactcttggaattaataagaagttaattaattaagtcaatagcagacattaattaattaatggacattttaatcttaagcacgggaaatgaaagttaaacggaaacccggattacttgtaatttcggatttggatggggagagttcaatattacttctgtagtggctgctcgtaatattccaattataacttatattaaattgtgggttcaatttaattagtaaaaagtaaattggatgagcccatatccaaaaccttccatagatccctgtctgggcccaaaaggaacttaatataaatatgagaataaaggagacagaaaacacAATTTCTCAtcattgtaattttcgaaaatcccttcCCCAGctgaggagattttcgaattcctctcctattccgaaaaggatttcttctgtcttctttatttaagtcctagtattctagtaagatcagcccacactgatattgggatacagttcgggaaccagagagaagatttgtggtttagtactcaaagcatcacgtggagaagaagctagccatcttcaattctttggagaattaattaggtatttatCTACTCcgtagaaaaacatgttttaggtttcaatattcttaaagcatgatttattcaagttatgagcatgatacatgtgataattacgcgaatagattttgtctaaataatctgctaaatagatctgattattatgtgattgatttatatatgcctgcgcttccgctgccagcaCCATCATTGCCTGTGTATCCTTAATGCTCAATTGCATTAAGGAATCAAAGTCCACGTAGTTCTCTTACCTTACTTACCTATTCGGCAATCGGCGGTAGACCTCCCACTCCACCTCAttgttgttcttcttcttcgtcggGGTAGTAGTCTTGGTCGGTTTGTACTTGGGTGTTCCAATCTAGCTCTTGGTCTCTAATGTCAGCCGAACACCAATCGTCAAGTAACATGGTGGCTTCCATATTTTGGCCGGATAGTCTACTTCTTCTATCGTCCAAGACGTTGCCTCCAACACTAAAAGCGGACTCGACGGCGACAGTGGAAGCCGGAATTGAAAAAATCTCCTTGGCCATTGATGCAAGGATGGGAAAATCTTTCTCATGTGTTCCCCACCAATCGAGGACGTCGATTTGGTTGGGAACGGGACCTTCATCTTCATTCAAAGAAAAGCGTgagtcaaaatataaatctaacTCACTTACCGTCCTTGCCGACCGTATAGGTCGGCCAATTGGGATTGTGCGTCGGGGTCATCAACTTGAAAGAACCCAAAACTGTGTTGTTGATGAGGGGTGGGTCGTTGTCTCACTTGGTGGGTACTGTTGTACTTGGCTTCGTATTCGGCAAAGAGAGTTcgcaactcaaactcaaatgcATGTTTGATGACGGAGAGATTGGGGAGGTTTATTTGGAATGTTTCGGACAAATGTATGTTGTTGTCCTCATTGACTTCGGATTGCAAATCCCGAAGTGGTTGAAGATCAATAGAACTCAAATTGttgtaataaaattctaaaatcttCAAGGTACCgactaatttccatttcggaTCCAAAACCTTTGCAATCAAAAACACCGTTGGAATCTCACTGAAATACTTAAGCCATTTGtcaatcatataatataaaacacACATCAACTCAGGATTTGTAATGGAATTTTTCATAGCCGTCTTAAAACCAAGTGATATATACATGCAATGCTCTAAAACACGAACAGATGTGCAATAATAAACACCCGATAACTCAACAGTCGCATTTTTGAAACCTTTGAACAATTTAAACAAACTCATACTTTGCTCCCAACATGCATGCGATAAATATAAATCAGGAACGGGATAAGtcctaaaaaaatcaatcaaataatctATATGCTCCAAAGTAGAGTTCAAACAATCATATGTGGAGTTCCATCTAGTAGACACATCAATTGTAAAATTTGTGTACCTGATCTTCTTTTGATGACAATATTTCTTCCAAGCCTTACCAATGTGAGGCTTCCAATGGATCAAATTTACGGCAGTTCTAATAGGATCAACATGTTTTTGCCACAAAGAAAGAGCATCTTgtacacataaatttaaaatatgacaaatgcATCTTTGATGAAagtacttaccatttataaccGGGGCACAAGCCGCAATTAAGTCGGCAATACTTGCAGTGTTAGCGGTTGCATTATCAAAACCAATAGAAAAGACCTTATTGCACAATCTATATTCATCcaaaacttgaataattaaagCAGCAATTGCGGGTGCGGTGTGTGGCGTAGGAAATTGTCCAAAAAATGACATGTAATGCCCATATAAGAATTTCTTTGAAAAGCATCAGTCCACACATCAGAGCAAATGTTTACTTTGTGACCCAAGGTGGACAAAAAACGTGTTACTTCTTTTTGCTTCTCAAAAAATTGTCTGTTGTTAGATCTTTGATGTGAAGTTGCGGGTATTCTTTTAGCACCGACATTAAAAGCGGTTTGCATAGtaacttcatattttttgtcatcaaaaaaattgaaaggcaAATGCTTCATTGCAGCCCATCTAACCATAGCATCTTGAGTGACTTTatgatcatatttaaaaagaggCGTACCTGTTGTTTCAGACGCACCGGACGAGAAGTTTAGTTGGGTTTGGGATTTGGCGGTCCCATATTCGATCGGATGCTTTGCCTTTAAATGACGATGGAGAGTACCATAGCCCCCACCGGCAAAAAAGGGGTAGGATTTATCGCAATAGTTACAATATGCGACAAATTCATTGGTCTCTTTTTGAGTGGTTGCATCTAGTACCGGgacttttttataatgtttaacaaaaatatccgATTTCAAAGCCTTCTTATTAGCCTTACCCCGCTCGGTTTGAGTTTCAGGAGGAGGAACCGCTTCATCATTTTCACCAACTTGTCCGGCGCTCGTCGGAGGATATTGTGCAGATCCTCCACCATTACCACCGTCGTCGTCGGATGATAAATTCACGTTACCATAAGAGTGATAAGACTCGTAACCTTCGCCGCCGCTCATGTTGCTAAGTACCATGGCAGCCCTATGATCTTCTTCGGCctacaaatattatatataaagttataaacggtataaataatgtatagtaccaaaaacaagaatttgtaaaattaatattcgaaCAACTTACTTGCAAACGCATAGCGGTTTGTCGGGAAACCTCATCCATAACCTCACGACGACTAGGGCGCCTTGATTTCCGACGACCACTTTGATCTTGGTCTTGGGCAATTCCCTTGCCCCGATCACCACCACGACGAGATGAAGACATTTTttgcaaattgaaaaataaagagagagtataaCAAGAGTAGTGAGGGATGACCGGATGATTATGATAGACAattgaagtaaattataaGAACAATTTGCACAAATATAGTAAACAACTTGAGCAATTAAAGAGAATGGAGATAGAGATGAGAGAAATTGTGAGATTGAGAAGAGAATTCCTTGTTAACACAAGAATGGGgtgagtagaaatgaaggggagagggggtatttataggagaaaaaatcagatttaataaataaataaataaattgaatttcgaaaatttgAAACCGGCCGGTTTACCGcctgaaccgccggtttctggCCGGTTTCTGACacgaaaccgccggtttctgcCCGTTCTGCCACCCTACGCTGCAACCCTACGCCTAGACCGCCTGAAAAGCtgccggaaccggcggtttctgGCCGGTTCCCGAccaaaccgccggtttcctGTCCGTTCTGCCACCCTACGCCTGCAACCCTACGCTGCCACCACCTGCCGCCTGAAAAAGCTGCCGAAACCGCCTAACCGGCGGTttggaaccgccggtttccagcgaaccggcggttacggttcttGATTTTCCGCaaacctgaaccggcccgccTAAACCGCCGACTCCTATCCGGTTTCGAACCGCCGGTGACGGTTCCAGGCCGGTTCGGTTTGGTGACGTCTAATCAGAACTAGGGTTCTTCTTAGAGAGTGACGAGCGAGaagaaagtagagagagagaatgacgTTTGAAGTTCCAAGTCTATACTTAGTGAAAATTGGAGTTTGATTattcatattcaaaatattaaaaaaaaattaattatttagctaaataattaacataatattaACCAACTAATAATCTCAGATTAAGTCTAATCGAGTCAAATTTTCACTAATTGACGGTTCCGTCAAAAAAGGATGCAAATGAtaccatttttcatttgttttggacttactttttaaaaaatgaatgttctgaaccaaaatcataaatcggccatatgtttaggacAAAAATAGAACTATACTCTTTTGGATAAGAACCAAATCAAACCCCTAATCgtattataatcataattattattatttttatgcatattGAAATGTCATTTGTTATTTGATATAGATGACCAGAGTCTATactacttttattaattaacgtaaaaatgatattgttGCGGGTAATAATGTTGAAAAAAACCCACCTAATAAGTTTACTATATATCCTAGTCAAATATGCGCCAGAAAATTACTTAAGAGGCATTAATTAAActagtaaaaaagaaaattctagctgttgaaaataattttgatagcTAACTAAAGCTATAAACTAAACTTCGATAAAATTTCTTGCTATCCTGAAATCGacggaatattattttagtacaTCAAGAGCTAATAATGCGCAGTGGTGTATTATTATTtgacattatttaatttgtcaaTATGAATTAGCACAACATTTTCTTTATCCTTTTAACGTTGAACACAGCTTCTTCTCAATTCCCTAGGAAGTCAAATATTGGCTTGATGTTAATATAGCAGCCTTTTTAAAGTACAtgaataacaaataaaaactaaattgttcttgtaattttcttttgaaattgACTCGTCTCCAcctaaattaatattatgttcTTTGTCCATGGTGACTCTTAAATAATAATGGTCCAGGTAAAAGCACTGATTGTAATTTGGTCCCCTACaacatgatttatttatggaaacaattatttaaagaagacaaaaaacACGGTACGTATTATTAAATAGGTTAAGGAAGTGGCTTGAAAACTTCAGTTTGAGAAATTTCGCATCGGATTGATAAGATAGCATTTGGTTATATCTAATAGgttaaaataaacataaagaAATTCCTACCACTACTAGAAATAAGAGAAAGCACAATAGCATGTAAAAGTTTAATCATACAAACCCatagaaaattatagtatactctaatattaatattacaagCTAGCatcttaaaattgaaattcccTAGCTAGtaaaaaacatattaatattaaaattgcataataacACGGACTactaaattatgaaatgaatcAAGCCAAGTATAAGACTGATTATGGTTTAAGGCATGCGCGCATTGCATGCTATACAAACTtaaactatatttttaaaaaaaattaactatatattacTTGCCAAACTGAGCTTTTATATAGACCAATCATCTCACACAAAACATCCTAACCTCCAAATTATCACCTAATATAATCACTGTCATTACCTAATGTAAATAGTGTTTTCTTGCCATTAATCTGTATTGATTTGTAAGCCACACGCCACACCTTTTTGCTCTACCTAATTTAGGTTTAGATTAGTGAGGTTAATCTAACATTCCAgctttattaatattaatcaaGTTGATTTgctaaatacataaattaggTCAACTTTAGTCGATTTGAGCACATTAATTCGAATTCATAAATcgagattgaatttttttaatataagcAATGATTTACTGCCATTTATTGAATTTCATGAATTCtcagtatttattttggaattgAAAATAGACAAATCTGAGCCATCGAATTTTTAGTTCTACTTTTGTGtgatataaatattaagtTATCTTCCTATAGTCAATTATGACTTTTGTGTGAGAAATGAACCccgaaaatataattaaatttatcttagaaaatattaatgcaGAGAAAttaacttgaaatttaaaGGTAAATCAATAACATTCAAACTAATAGATACTGCATGCTAGCAACGCTATGTGAGATTATATAGTTTAGCAATGGTTAGTAGGGTCATTAGTCATAGGTACTGAATTTATTTGTAcatgaaagaaaattttaaactgaGGAATGTAATGGGGGGCATCCCACACAGATTTGCTAAAAGAAAAAGTCAGCCGCAAGTCCAAAACAGGTCGAGGGACAAAGCCTCGAGAACAAAGCGAACACAAATCAGAGTAGGactgaatttattttttttaaattaaaaaatattatcctCCCTTCATTCCATAATAGATGttacactttcatttttagtttttatcacaaaagatgtcattaCCCTAGTAttacatctattatgggacaaaTAGAATAATAGAGTGCAATATTGGTAggaactttttttaaattttacattaattaaaatattcttattaaaaaatgagattcaACTTacaagagagaaaattttattatatataagtagtaattaatttggtgGATgaatcaaaaatgaaaaaaaaaatagtacaaccactatttttcattgtgtaatactcctatataagaGTATTAGATCAAATACGATCACGGCCAATCCAATTTGAATCGATGTAAGGGCTCAACTTGCATTTCTATTGAATAAGCAATATCGATTAATTAGCTCATCATATTATGTAGCTAGGTTGTATATTCATTTATACGCGGTATATATGAATCATATGAATATGATTCACTTATATAGTGTATATAATACGAATAagtttacaaaaaaattgccATCAAACAACCCCACCCATCCTGAAGTATATAAATCCGAAAAATTGTTGTAGGCGAGATAAtgctattatttttttaaaaattggttgTTGATAAACGTCAAAATGTAGTCAACAACACGGCCGAGCATTTTATAAATTGGTTTAACATTAACATTTAGACTAAAGTTGATGGGCCATTCTagtttttatatactatagtaTAGAAGGATAGTTTATCCATATtgacaaaatgaaatttttcaACATcgtttatatatacattatattCTATTGTGCCTATATGATGCCACCTCGTATGAGGTATTATGTGTACACCATATTGTGTGTGAATAGTCTTATAATTAGTTAGACAAATGAAATCTTCAAAACCAATGAAATCACgcaagtaaaaaaaattgatattataaGCATCTTTAACGTATGTAATTTGAAGCAAATGATGAATTGATTTCACTAATTGAACAAATTATCAACCGTTGGATTGTTGCATCTCATACCACGTGTCAACCGGTAATCCGGTAGAACTGGTGGAGAAATTCCGGTATTATTCGatgatattataaaatactattacttatatttttccagaaataaaatatgtactaaCTTGTCAATTGAAGATCATATGTATACTGAAAAAGCAGTGCAGCCAAATTTGAAGTAAACAATGTCAATAAGGCTTTAGAAACAATAAGAATAGTACTAACAATTTTCAGAGTTAGCTTACATGTTACAACACATTCATATGGCGTGACAAATTATTCAGTTAGAAAGTTCTTATTGTAATATTCTCTTTCGATAactaaaattgtgttaaagtACTTTGCAAGGAATATTTCAAGAAACTGGAATGCATTCCCACTCACTGCGTTAGGCAGGTGAtgcatcaaattattatatagATCAGCCATAAAGTAGTAAATATTATCTTGGACAACGACGGATCCAGGAATTGAAACTCGTGGGATCGActatattactaaaatattaataaatacagtataatatttaaaaaaatactatattacttataatttaaatac
This window contains:
- the LOC125206384 gene encoding uncharacterized protein LOC125206384 gives rise to the protein MSSSRRGGDRGKGIAQDQDQSGRRKSRRPSRREVMDEVSRQTAMRLQAEEDHRAAMVLSNMSGGEGYESYHSYGNVNLSSDDDGGNGGGSAQYPPTSAGQVGENDEAVPPPETQTERGKANKKALKSDIFVKHYKKVPVLDATTQKETNEFVAYCNYCDKSYPFFAGGGYGTLHRHLKAKHPIEYGTAKSQTQLNFSSGASETTDEGPVPNQIDVLDWWGTHEKDFPILASMAKEIFSIPASTVAVESAFSVGGNVLDDRRSRLSGQNMEATMLLDDWCSADIRDQELDWNTQVQTDQDYYPDEEEEQQ